In one window of Gemmatimonadales bacterium DNA:
- a CDS encoding trypsin-like peptidase domain-containing protein, whose amino-acid sequence MSVLALELGAALAGVADLLRRATVQVQVGARGEGSGVLWRADGLVLTNAHVAPADGARVRLSDGRIVEAWLVARDPECDLAALRLPPGEYPVAERGDAAALRPGELILGFGHPLGVPNALSLGVVHRVLRDDAGAPRWIQADVRLAPGNSGGPLADVYGRVLGLNTLVAGGLGYAVPVPVISRFLQRAGPPAPGRRAA is encoded by the coding sequence GTGAGCGTGCTCGCGCTCGAGCTGGGCGCCGCGCTCGCGGGAGTGGCCGACCTGCTTCGCCGGGCGACGGTGCAGGTCCAGGTCGGTGCCCGCGGAGAAGGCTCGGGTGTGCTCTGGCGAGCAGATGGGCTGGTGCTCACCAACGCCCACGTGGCGCCGGCGGACGGCGCGCGGGTCCGGCTCTCGGACGGACGAATCGTCGAGGCCTGGCTGGTGGCGCGCGACCCGGAGTGCGATCTCGCGGCCCTGCGGCTCCCGCCCGGCGAGTACCCGGTGGCCGAGCGGGGGGACGCGGCCGCGCTCCGTCCGGGCGAGCTGATCCTGGGGTTCGGCCATCCGCTTGGGGTGCCCAACGCGCTGAGCCTCGGCGTGGTTCACCGGGTCCTGCGGGATGACGCCGGGGCGCCGCGCTGGATTCAGGCGGATGTGCGATTGGCGCCGGGGAATTCCGGTGGCCCCCTGGCAGACGTGTACGGCCGGGTACTCGGGCTCAACACGCTGGTAGCCGGCGGTCTCGGCTACGCGGTGCCGGTGCCGGTCATCTCGCGCTTTCTCCAGCGCGCCGGCCCACCCGCTCCGGGAAGACGCGCCGCGTGA
- a CDS encoding glycosyltransferase family 4 protein, whose translation MRVLLLDYDCPPRPSGAGAISEALARGLASRGLMVDVVTTGERSTTESQVLWNGGASEEGLLTVHRVKSGPGYLLAALPLLRRLTRGAPYDLVHLFLSAPTAALLPLLNLGDVPVIVSLHRADDVGPRGPTERLARVLLIPFHRWTWRRADRLVAASESLGHLALRGSANLRYSVVQGGVDLARFHPVRTFRRSRSTRIRCLAVAGLSAHGGVADLLHALALLERDRFELEIVGTGPEESRLRALAAKLGVAQEVIFRAPVGSADLAERYRAADLFTVAPAAEFTGSGFAEALASGLPIVGSSVGAIPELVEHGSNGLLVRPGDVRAIADAIARLAADLQLRREMGRRNRLKAKATLDWSRITERWLSLYAGVQRRRLAPARPAEIPSGTW comes from the coding sequence ATGCGTGTGCTGTTGCTCGACTACGACTGCCCTCCGCGCCCGAGCGGCGCCGGCGCCATCAGTGAGGCGCTGGCGCGGGGCCTCGCCTCGCGCGGACTCATGGTGGACGTCGTGACCACCGGTGAGCGCAGCACCACCGAATCCCAGGTCTTGTGGAACGGCGGAGCATCGGAGGAAGGGCTGCTCACGGTGCACCGGGTGAAGAGCGGCCCGGGTTACCTGCTTGCGGCGCTGCCGCTGCTCAGGCGGCTGACACGGGGCGCGCCGTACGACCTGGTCCATCTCTTCTTATCAGCCCCGACCGCGGCACTGCTCCCGCTGCTCAACCTGGGGGATGTACCGGTCATCGTCTCCCTGCATCGGGCGGATGATGTCGGTCCGCGCGGCCCGACTGAGCGGCTCGCCCGCGTGCTGCTGATCCCCTTTCACCGCTGGACCTGGCGTCGCGCCGACCGGCTGGTGGCGGCCTCCGAGAGCCTGGGGCATCTGGCGCTTCGCGGCTCGGCCAACCTGCGCTACTCGGTGGTGCAGGGCGGTGTCGATCTGGCCCGCTTCCATCCGGTGCGGACCTTTCGGCGGAGCCGCTCGACCCGGATCCGTTGTCTCGCCGTCGCCGGGCTCTCAGCGCACGGCGGGGTGGCCGATCTGCTTCACGCGCTGGCGCTGCTGGAACGGGATCGCTTCGAGCTCGAGATCGTGGGGACGGGCCCCGAGGAATCGAGGCTTCGTGCACTGGCGGCGAAGCTCGGCGTCGCCCAGGAGGTCATTTTCCGCGCCCCGGTCGGCTCGGCCGACCTGGCGGAGCGGTACCGGGCGGCGGACCTCTTCACCGTGGCGCCTGCGGCGGAGTTCACCGGCAGCGGCTTCGCAGAGGCGCTCGCTTCGGGTCTGCCGATCGTGGGGAGCTCGGTGGGTGCCATTCCGGAGCTGGTGGAGCACGGCAGCAACGGGCTGCTGGTCCGCCCCGGGGACGTCCGGGCGATTGCCGACGCGATCGCGCGTCTGGCCGCCGATCTGCAGCTGCGGCGCGAGATGGGTCGGCGCAATCGGCTCAAGGCCAAGGCCACCCTGGACTGGAGCCGAATCACCGAGCGATGGCTCTCGCTCTACGCGGGGGTGCAGCGTCGCCGGCTGGCCCCCGCCCGGCCCGCGGAGATTCCCTCCGGGACCTGGTGA
- a CDS encoding trypsin-like peptidase domain-containing protein: MTASSSGQPSLLAGLSRDLAATVEQVGRSVVAIHGRRRIPSSGVVWRPGAVIAASHTISRDEDLSVTVASGRTATATLAGRDPTTDLAVLRLEDAAVPPVERGDETDLQVGRLVLALGRPGTQLTASLGLVSAVGGEWRTWQGGKVDRFVRLDLSIYDGFSGGPLVEVGGRVLGINTSGLSRAVALALPVSTVERVAEQLLTAGRVRRGFLGLAAQPVQLPEPLRSRLGLTGRIGLVIVNLEAGGPAEQGGLLLGDIIVTLDGHELGDPGDLLAALGPERVGQGAAVQLVRGGEARTVTVTVGERPARRGR; this comes from the coding sequence ATGACAGCATCTTCTTCCGGCCAGCCCAGCCTGCTGGCCGGTCTCTCCCGCGACCTAGCCGCCACCGTCGAGCAGGTGGGCCGCTCGGTCGTCGCCATCCATGGGCGCCGCCGCATTCCATCCTCGGGCGTGGTGTGGCGGCCCGGCGCCGTGATCGCCGCGAGCCACACGATAAGCCGGGACGAAGATCTCAGCGTTACCGTGGCCAGCGGCCGGACCGCGACGGCCACGCTCGCCGGGCGCGATCCAACCACCGACCTCGCGGTGCTCCGGTTGGAGGATGCCGCCGTTCCACCGGTCGAGCGCGGCGACGAGACCGACCTTCAGGTCGGCCGGCTGGTCCTCGCCCTCGGACGCCCCGGCACCCAGCTGACCGCGAGCCTGGGACTGGTGAGCGCGGTGGGTGGCGAATGGCGCACCTGGCAGGGAGGCAAGGTCGATCGCTTCGTCCGGCTCGATCTCTCCATCTACGACGGGTTCTCCGGCGGACCGCTGGTCGAGGTCGGCGGCCGGGTCCTCGGCATCAACACCTCCGGCCTGAGCCGGGCCGTGGCGTTGGCGCTGCCCGTGAGCACCGTCGAGCGCGTGGCCGAACAGCTCCTCACGGCGGGACGGGTGCGCCGCGGATTTCTCGGACTCGCCGCCCAGCCGGTCCAGCTCCCCGAACCGCTCCGGTCGCGGCTAGGGCTCACCGGCCGGATCGGGCTGGTGATCGTGAACCTCGAGGCCGGAGGTCCGGCCGAGCAGGGAGGGCTGCTGCTGGGAGACATCATCGTCACCCTGGACGGGCACGAACTGGGCGACCCCGGGGATCTGCTGGCCGCCCTCGGTCCGGAGCGGGTCGGCCAAGGCGCCGCGGTACAACTGGTCCGCGGGGGTGAGGCCCGCACTGTCACCGTCACCGTTGGCGAGCGCCCCGCCCGCCGGGGCCGGTGA
- a CDS encoding DUF5916 domain-containing protein: protein MFLTLLMLHLGGTDPASVYNGRQGRLDVTPPRVDVQVKVDGVLDEAVWGEAALLTGFSQFSPSDGIPSVDSTEVLVWYSPGAIYFGIRAFEAHGAVHATLADRDKIASDDYIQILLSTFNDARQATVLAVNPFGIQSDGALIETGSTSGNGFNNSVVNRESADLRPDFVYESKGRLTGGGYVVEVRVPFKSLRFQPAREQRWGINVTRRVQHSGVEDSWTPAKRASASFLAQSGHLLGLTDLRRGLVLELTPSVTSKTTGTPGATGWDYSGGSPELGGSLRWGITNNLNLNGTANPDFSQVESDAGQFNFDPRNEILLSEKRPFFLDGVEQFNTPNSLIYTRRIVQPVAAVKLTGTGLGTDIALLSAVDEREVSRSGEDHPVYNLVRLQRGIGGHSRVGLAYTDRVDGGDYNRVGGVDGRLVFGEIYSALFQVAGSRTRTSGITTTAPLWLARVDRNGHTFGGRISMSGSDPDFRARSGFFSRPGLVRGNVNPRVTLYGKSGGLLENVTVDLNLDGLYRYGQFGESEGMQEEKAHVNTNATLRGGWQVGASVLNEAFGYPAEVYTGYRLERPRADGSGVDTVPFVGQRRIPNRDYVLTLNTPEFAQFGGSVFVIWGHDENFYEWASGSIAWLDLNLDWRPTDKLRFEGRYQVQWVGRRTDGSTVNLQRIPRLKMEYQLSRPIFLRVVGEYRSERQDALRDDSRTDAPILIYDPVVGDFVRTTPFNHRSFRGDLLFSYQPTPGTVLFAGYGSTLRDPVDPVDSSRTGLRRADDGFFLKMSYLFRM, encoded by the coding sequence ATGTTCCTGACCTTGCTGATGCTGCACCTGGGTGGAACCGATCCGGCCAGCGTGTACAACGGCCGGCAGGGCCGGCTCGACGTCACGCCGCCGCGAGTGGACGTCCAGGTGAAGGTGGACGGCGTGCTCGACGAGGCGGTCTGGGGCGAGGCGGCCCTGCTCACCGGCTTCAGTCAGTTCTCGCCCTCGGACGGAATTCCCTCGGTGGATTCGACCGAGGTCCTGGTCTGGTATTCGCCGGGCGCGATCTACTTCGGCATCCGCGCGTTCGAGGCGCACGGCGCGGTTCACGCGACCCTGGCGGACCGCGACAAGATCGCCTCCGACGACTACATCCAGATTTTGCTCAGCACCTTCAACGACGCGCGCCAGGCCACCGTGCTGGCGGTGAATCCGTTCGGGATCCAGTCGGACGGCGCGCTGATCGAGACCGGATCGACCTCGGGAAACGGCTTCAACAACTCGGTGGTCAATCGGGAGAGCGCGGACCTGCGTCCGGACTTCGTCTACGAGTCGAAGGGGCGGCTTACCGGGGGCGGGTACGTGGTGGAGGTGCGGGTCCCTTTCAAGAGCCTCCGCTTTCAGCCGGCGCGGGAGCAGCGCTGGGGCATCAACGTCACCCGCCGGGTGCAGCACTCCGGTGTCGAAGACTCCTGGACCCCGGCCAAGCGCGCGAGCGCCTCGTTCCTGGCGCAGTCGGGTCACCTGCTCGGACTCACCGACCTTCGCCGTGGCCTGGTGCTGGAGCTCACGCCCTCGGTCACCTCCAAGACCACGGGAACACCGGGTGCCACCGGATGGGACTACAGCGGGGGGAGTCCCGAGCTGGGGGGCAGCCTCAGGTGGGGCATCACCAACAACCTGAATCTCAACGGCACGGCCAACCCGGACTTCTCCCAGGTGGAGTCCGACGCCGGCCAGTTCAACTTCGATCCTCGGAACGAGATCTTGCTGTCCGAGAAGCGGCCGTTCTTCCTCGACGGTGTCGAGCAGTTCAACACCCCCAATAGCCTGATTTATACCCGGCGCATCGTCCAGCCGGTGGCCGCGGTCAAGCTCACCGGTACGGGACTAGGCACCGACATCGCGCTCCTCTCGGCGGTGGACGAGCGGGAGGTGTCGCGGTCGGGGGAGGATCATCCGGTCTACAACCTGGTGCGACTTCAGCGCGGGATCGGCGGCCACTCCCGGGTGGGGCTGGCGTATACCGATCGGGTCGACGGCGGCGACTACAACCGGGTGGGCGGCGTGGATGGCCGGCTGGTGTTCGGGGAGATCTACAGCGCGCTGTTCCAGGTGGCCGGGAGCCGGACGCGGACCAGCGGGATCACCACGACGGCGCCGCTCTGGCTCGCCCGGGTGGACCGGAACGGCCACACCTTCGGCGGGCGGATCTCGATGAGCGGCAGCGACCCCGACTTCCGCGCGCGGAGCGGCTTCTTCTCCCGTCCCGGGCTGGTGCGTGGCAACGTCAATCCCCGAGTCACGTTGTACGGGAAGAGCGGGGGGCTGCTGGAGAACGTCACGGTCGACCTCAACCTGGACGGCCTGTACCGTTACGGCCAGTTCGGCGAATCGGAGGGGATGCAGGAGGAGAAGGCGCACGTCAACACCAACGCCACGCTGCGCGGCGGCTGGCAGGTGGGCGCGTCGGTCCTCAACGAGGCGTTCGGCTATCCCGCCGAGGTGTACACCGGGTACCGGCTCGAGCGCCCGCGGGCCGACGGCAGCGGCGTCGACACGGTGCCGTTCGTGGGCCAGCGCCGGATCCCCAACCGCGACTACGTGCTCACGCTGAACACGCCGGAGTTCGCCCAATTCGGTGGCAGCGTCTTCGTGATCTGGGGCCACGACGAGAACTTTTACGAGTGGGCCTCCGGCTCGATCGCATGGCTGGACCTCAACCTGGACTGGCGACCCACCGACAAGCTCCGCTTCGAGGGCCGGTACCAGGTCCAGTGGGTGGGCCGGCGGACCGATGGGAGCACCGTGAATCTGCAGCGGATTCCCCGGCTCAAGATGGAGTATCAGCTGTCGCGACCGATCTTCCTCCGGGTCGTGGGTGAGTATCGGAGCGAGCGGCAGGACGCGCTCCGCGACGACAGCCGCACCGATGCGCCGATCCTGATTTACGACCCGGTGGTGGGCGACTTCGTGCGGACCACGCCGTTCAACCACCGCTCGTTCCGTGGCGACCTGCTCTTCTCCTACCAGCCCACGCCCGGCACCGTCCTCTTCGCGGGGTACGGGAGCACCTTGCGGGATCCGGTCGACCCGGTCGATTCGTCGCGGACCGGCTTGCGCCGGGCGGACGACGGGTTCTTCCTCAAGATGAGCTATCTCTTCCGGATGTAA
- a CDS encoding response regulator transcription factor: MTRVVIAAASPAVRAGLAALLANHSGFTLLETVARPAGLADLAETVEADVVLLALEPGEPLPLPLSLVPDRLGRAPAVVVLGDETADGWVERVLRSGARGALARTVTGEQIAAAVAAAAAGLVVLPVEPAGSGAPRPVLRPPSPAPALTPREIEVLGMLAEGLGNKMIAARLGISDHTVKTHVAGVFGKLGVSTRAEAVASGARLGLIML, from the coding sequence GTGACCCGAGTCGTGATCGCCGCCGCCTCACCCGCCGTACGGGCCGGTCTGGCAGCGCTGCTCGCCAATCATTCCGGGTTCACGCTGCTGGAAACGGTGGCGCGTCCAGCGGGCCTGGCGGATCTGGCGGAGACGGTGGAAGCCGACGTCGTTCTCCTCGCCCTCGAGCCGGGCGAGCCGCTCCCGCTGCCGCTCTCCCTGGTACCGGATCGTCTGGGACGCGCACCCGCCGTGGTGGTGCTGGGAGACGAGACGGCTGATGGCTGGGTTGAGCGCGTGCTTCGCTCCGGTGCCCGCGGCGCGCTGGCGAGGACGGTCACGGGGGAGCAGATCGCCGCCGCGGTGGCGGCCGCGGCGGCCGGTCTGGTGGTGCTGCCGGTCGAGCCTGCCGGGAGCGGTGCCCCGCGGCCGGTACTGCGTCCTCCCTCACCCGCGCCGGCCCTCACCCCGCGCGAGATCGAAGTGCTCGGCATGCTGGCCGAGGGGCTGGGCAACAAGATGATCGCGGCGCGGCTGGGCATCTCGGATCACACCGTCAAGACCCATGTCGCCGGGGTCTTCGGCAAGCTCGGCGTGTCCACTCGGGCGGAGGCGGTAGCCAGCGGCGCCCGGCTCGGGCTCATCATGCTGTGA
- a CDS encoding serine/threonine-protein kinase — MTESTYLAPGAVLCRRYEIVREIGRGGYSVVYLARDRELQVEVALKLLVPPPAAAQVARERMRREVQAVRALSHANIVAVFDFLEEGPWSFIVMEYVAGPDLQVRVRERGVLDGDAAVRAGRDVAAALTAAHRRGILHRDVKPQNILLDPDGRARLTDFGSAKLDGQLGVTGTGALAGTLAYTAPEVLAGRRGDARADVYALGLTLYYALTGELPERPSGSLPPTSSADGYHPRTVKPTVPEWLDQVIARATSAAVEDRFPTAAALDLALARPGAAGLLVTGGGETCILCNGPDPLAIGLCPACGGGSAGMADTLVFLRRPASASERRAMALRLALVLPDLEGSEAEAVASGQRPLFRVAAVSAPRLVDELERRELAAHPLPVAHAWRAVPTGLYALVSAVLLGGAVAGSLAEPVLLWTSPFFGVLMLVGAERGARTPAVTPSPRRDDLPRTVEEEVLRTLAQVPPGTARGLLADLVRAGRALFARLERTGDDRGLAAALTDLLISACSAASDLAQLDENLSRFERQRERFAVFPPGWLDALARCERIRDALVQRLLEAMTVLGKLQSQSAELADASDPTLPDLTRELQEDALAQSAAAEEVEALLALSPGRNTEIPHLAV, encoded by the coding sequence GTGACCGAGTCGACCTACCTCGCGCCGGGCGCGGTCCTCTGCCGACGCTACGAGATCGTCCGCGAGATCGGCCGGGGCGGCTACTCGGTGGTGTATCTGGCGCGTGACCGCGAGCTGCAGGTCGAGGTTGCTCTCAAGCTCCTGGTGCCGCCGCCGGCGGCCGCGCAGGTGGCGCGCGAGCGGATGCGCCGCGAGGTCCAGGCGGTGCGGGCCCTGTCGCACGCCAACATCGTCGCGGTCTTCGATTTCCTCGAAGAAGGGCCGTGGAGCTTCATCGTCATGGAGTACGTCGCCGGGCCGGATCTCCAGGTGCGGGTACGGGAGCGCGGCGTACTGGACGGCGACGCCGCGGTCCGGGCCGGCCGGGACGTCGCCGCCGCGCTGACGGCGGCCCACCGGCGCGGGATTCTCCACCGCGACGTCAAGCCGCAGAACATCCTGCTCGATCCCGACGGGCGCGCCCGATTGACCGATTTCGGCTCGGCCAAGCTCGATGGCCAGCTCGGCGTCACCGGGACCGGCGCGCTGGCCGGCACCCTGGCGTATACCGCGCCCGAGGTGCTCGCCGGGCGCCGGGGCGATGCGCGGGCGGACGTCTACGCGCTCGGCCTCACCCTCTATTACGCGCTCACGGGTGAGCTTCCCGAGCGGCCTTCCGGTTCGCTTCCGCCGACCTCCTCGGCCGACGGATACCATCCACGGACGGTCAAGCCCACCGTGCCGGAGTGGCTCGACCAGGTGATCGCCCGCGCCACGTCGGCGGCCGTCGAGGACCGCTTCCCCACCGCGGCCGCGCTGGATCTGGCGCTGGCGCGGCCGGGCGCGGCGGGTCTGCTAGTCACCGGCGGGGGCGAGACCTGCATCCTGTGCAACGGTCCCGATCCGCTGGCCATCGGCTTGTGTCCTGCGTGCGGCGGCGGGTCGGCCGGGATGGCGGATACGCTGGTCTTCCTGCGGCGCCCCGCCAGCGCAAGCGAGCGGCGCGCCATGGCGCTCCGCCTGGCTCTGGTGCTCCCCGACCTGGAGGGCTCGGAGGCGGAGGCGGTGGCCTCGGGACAACGCCCGCTCTTTCGGGTCGCCGCGGTAAGCGCGCCACGCCTGGTCGACGAGCTCGAGCGCCGGGAGCTGGCCGCTCACCCGCTGCCGGTGGCCCACGCATGGCGCGCGGTCCCGACGGGTCTCTACGCGCTCGTCTCCGCGGTGCTGCTGGGAGGGGCCGTCGCGGGCTCTCTGGCGGAGCCGGTGCTGCTCTGGACCAGCCCCTTCTTCGGCGTGCTGATGCTGGTAGGTGCCGAGAGGGGCGCGCGTACGCCTGCCGTCACACCGTCGCCGCGCCGGGACGACCTCCCCAGAACGGTCGAAGAGGAAGTCTTGCGTACGTTGGCCCAGGTGCCGCCCGGCACCGCGCGCGGCCTGCTGGCCGATCTGGTGCGCGCGGGTCGCGCGCTCTTTGCGCGGTTGGAGCGCACCGGCGACGATCGCGGATTGGCGGCCGCCCTCACCGACCTGCTCATCTCCGCGTGCTCCGCGGCGTCGGACCTGGCACAGCTGGACGAGAATCTGAGCCGATTCGAGCGCCAGCGTGAGCGGTTCGCCGTTTTCCCGCCCGGCTGGCTGGACGCGCTGGCGCGCTGCGAGCGAATCCGCGATGCTCTGGTCCAGCGGCTGCTCGAGGCGATGACGGTCCTTGGCAAGCTGCAGAGCCAGAGCGCCGAACTGGCGGACGCGAGCGATCCGACGCTGCCCGATCTCACCCGTGAGCTGCAGGAGGATGCACTGGCCCAGAGCGCGGCGGCCGAAGAGGTCGAGGCACTGCTGGCGCTGTCGCCGGGGCGCAACACGGAAATTCCACACCTGGCTGTGTAG
- a CDS encoding sulfurtransferase: MATAQAAPPVTPIEQRGYAHPEVLVSADWVAAHLTDPKVRLVESNEDILLYDTGHIPGAVKIDWTTDLNDPVVRDYVDRDRLQKLLRSKGINNDTTIVFYGDKNNWWATYALWVLQLFGVTNVKILDGGRLRWVDEGRKLTTDAPKYPEGNITIGERSDSRIRAFRDEVLQHLKSKGQLVDVRSPEEYRGEKTHMPEYPQEGCLRGGHIPGAKSIPWAKAVDPETHAFRSASELKKLYEEDNGLKKDQETIAYCRIGERSSHTWFALTYLLGFDKVRNYDGSWTEWGNAVRLPVEKP; the protein is encoded by the coding sequence ATGGCCACAGCACAGGCGGCGCCGCCGGTCACGCCGATCGAGCAGCGCGGCTACGCCCATCCCGAGGTCCTGGTGTCGGCCGACTGGGTCGCGGCCCATCTCACCGACCCCAAAGTGCGTCTGGTGGAGTCGAACGAGGACATCCTGCTCTACGACACCGGTCACATTCCCGGAGCGGTGAAGATCGACTGGACCACCGATCTCAACGATCCGGTCGTGCGCGACTACGTCGACCGCGACCGGCTCCAGAAGCTGCTCCGCTCCAAAGGGATCAACAACGACACGACGATCGTCTTTTACGGCGACAAGAACAACTGGTGGGCCACCTACGCGCTGTGGGTGCTGCAGCTCTTCGGGGTGACCAACGTGAAGATCCTGGACGGCGGCCGGCTCCGCTGGGTGGACGAGGGGCGCAAGCTCACCACCGACGCTCCCAAGTATCCCGAGGGGAACATCACCATCGGCGAGCGGAGTGACAGCCGGATCCGTGCCTTCCGGGACGAGGTGCTGCAGCACCTCAAGAGCAAGGGCCAACTGGTCGACGTGCGGAGCCCGGAGGAGTACCGGGGCGAGAAGACCCACATGCCCGAGTATCCCCAGGAAGGCTGCCTGCGCGGGGGCCACATTCCGGGGGCCAAGAGCATTCCATGGGCAAAGGCGGTCGATCCGGAGACCCACGCCTTCCGCTCGGCAAGCGAGCTCAAGAAGCTCTATGAAGAGGACAACGGCCTCAAGAAGGACCAGGAGACGATCGCCTACTGCCGGATCGGCGAGCGCTCGTCGCACACCTGGTTCGCGCTCACCTATCTGTTGGGGTTCGACAAGGTGCGCAACTACGACGGATCGTGGACCGAGTGGGGGAACGCGGTGCGGCTGCCGGTGGAGAAGCCGTAG
- a CDS encoding GNAT family protein gives MQLDLPSSRIRSWRPGDEESLVREADNRNIWRTVRDRFPHPYTRAHADAWIVRATSDLPETHFAIDVAGEAVGGIGLDLQEDVARYSAELGYWLGEAYWGRGIMTAAVSRFTEYAFRTFELCRIYALVFETNPASFRVLERAGYALEGRLRRAVYKDGRILDQYLYAVSQDARLPHPPSCGGMDIAPS, from the coding sequence ATGCAGCTCGATCTCCCCTCCAGCCGGATCCGGAGCTGGCGCCCTGGTGACGAGGAGAGCCTGGTGCGCGAGGCGGATAACCGGAACATCTGGCGCACCGTGCGCGATCGCTTCCCGCACCCCTATACCCGAGCGCACGCCGACGCCTGGATTGTGCGGGCCACCTCCGACCTGCCGGAGACCCACTTCGCGATCGACGTGGCCGGCGAGGCCGTCGGCGGAATCGGACTCGATCTGCAGGAAGACGTGGCCCGCTATTCGGCGGAGCTGGGCTATTGGCTGGGTGAGGCGTACTGGGGCCGGGGGATCATGACCGCGGCGGTCTCCCGCTTCACCGAGTACGCGTTCCGGACCTTCGAGCTCTGTCGGATCTACGCCCTGGTGTTCGAGACCAATCCGGCCTCCTTCCGGGTGCTCGAGCGAGCCGGGTACGCGCTGGAGGGGCGGCTCCGGCGCGCCGTGTACAAGGACGGGCGAATCCTCGACCAGTACCTCTACGCGGTGTCACAGGACGCCCGGCTGCCGCATCCCCCGTCTTGCGGGGGCATGGACATTGCCCCATCCTGA